A segment of the Terribacillus aidingensis genome:
GTCAATGTTTCAATATGACTCATTCTGATACCTCCAAAGCTTCCAGCATCGGACGGAATTTGATTGCCGTCTCTTCGAATTCCATATCTGGATCTGAATCCTTCACGACACCACAGCCTGCAAATAGCACAGCCTGCTTCCCGTTCAGCAGACCAGAACGGATAGCAACGGCTGTATCACCATTACGATAGCTGTCCATCCAGCCTACCGGCGCACCGTACCAGCCTCGTTCAAGTGGTTCTTTCTTTTCAATGAAATCCAATGCTTCCTGCTTTGGCAAACCGCCCAGTGCAGGTGTTGGATGCAGTTCCTGTACAATCTGCTGCAGCGAGGCTCCAGGCATGAGTGTGGCAGAAACTGGAGTATGCAAGTGCTGAAGCTGCCGCAGTTTCAATAGCTGCGGTCCCTCAGGTACAAGCAAGTCCTTGCTGTATTTGCTGATTACATCGGTAATCATCTTCACAACGTATTGATGTTCTTCACGATTTTTACTATCTTGCAGCAGCGCATTTCCGATCACTTTATCATCTGTCTCATTTTTACCGCGCGGAGCAGTTCCAGCGACACAGCTTGTATGCAGTGTGCCAGACTCAACACGCACCAGACGCTCCGGCGTTGCCCCAAGGAAACATGCTGAGCCATTTTCGACAGCAAAAATAAAACTGTCCTTTTGGGAGTCCAGCAAATTCCGAAGCACACCCGCTGCCTGAAGCTTTTCTTCAAATACAAGTTTCATCGCCCGTGCCAGTACGACTTTATCCAATTCAGTCGACTTTATTGTGTCCGTTGCTTCTTTAATTAATCGCTTCCACGCTTGTGACTCAAGCTCTTCTTTACTTATGAGCTCAGTCTGCAGTACAGGAATATCATTTTCAGAGAACAGCTGCTCAAGCTGCTCAAGTATACTTGTGATTTGACTCTCGATATTTGAGCTGTCCACTAATTGATTGATGGTTACATAATATTCTTTTTCCGTTTTGGTCAAAGTAAAAGCAGGTATGCGATATTGTGTGTCAGGAAAGTCCTGCCACAGCTCACGTTCGCGCTCCTGCTGAAAGTTCATTCCACTGAAAGCAACAGGGCCTGTTCCAGCTATCGCAGAAAGATTGTGAACAACTGCACTTTCTATAACATGCTCCCATTCTTCAGCAGTGCGCATATCCAATATTGCTGGTCCTGCACCAACCAAGCAAAAATCATCTTTTTGGCTGTACCAGAAATGGCGGTTTCCTTCCAAAGAGGAACCGTTAGCAAAGAAACGGAGAGGATCTATCGCTCCGACTTTCTCAGTCCAGCTGACAAGTATTTGCTGTTGCTGCTTAACAGCAGCTTTTCGAAGAAAAGACTCGAAATCTGTCTTATATTGTTGAATCATATTTTCCGACCTCCACATTACTGCAAGGACAATTAAGTTCGTTTACGTTCATTTTCTGATGTCCTTCCCTATTCTATTCCCTTTTTCGCCGATAAACAAGGAGTAGCACTTGATAACTTATTTTAAGTAAGCAATTAGCGTTGACATGCTATCTTTGTTTCCCTAAAATTAATATGATATAATGCCCTGCATTTTTAAGGAGAGAAAGTATTATGCAATCCATCGGTAACGATAACGTGCGACAAGCACTTAATGAGCGCGAAGGCTTCCAAATTTGGTGGCGTCTCATGCGTCCTCATACTTTGACAGCTTCCTTCGTGCCTGTCTTTATAGGAACAATGCTTGCTGCATTGGACGGCAAGATCAACTGGCTGCTTTTCGGAGCTATGCTGCTTGCTTGTATGCTCATTCAATGTGCGACAAATATGTTCAATGAGTATTATGATTTTGTACGCGGACTGGATAATGAACAGTCTGTCGGAATCGGCGGTACGATCGTACGTGACGGTATCAAGCCGAAAACCGTTTTGTCACTTGCACTGACATTCTATGCTATCAGCATGCTGTTAGGCGTGTATATTTGCATGGAATCCAGCTGGTATATCGCCTTAATAGGACTGGCATGTATGCTTTGCGGTTATTTGTATACAGGAGGTCCATATCCGATTTCCTATACACCTTTTGGTGAATTGACATCTGGCGTTTTTATGGGTGCTATCATCATCTGCATCACCTATTACATTCAGACGTTGACGCTTACTGGAGACGTCGTATTGATCAGTATCCCAGTGACTATTTTCATCGCGTGTATCAATTTTGCCAATAACCTGCGTGACCATGATGGGGACAAAGTGAACGGCAGAAGAACAGTAGCTATCCTGCTCGGACGTAAAAAAGGTGTTACCTTCCTTGGTATTTGTTTCATTGTCAGCTATGTTATTACTGCTGTGTTCATTGCTGTAGGATTACTTCCAATTTGGGCTGTCATTACTTTCCTGAGCATTAAAAAAGCCCGTGATGCTTACCGCGGTTTCATCGGCAAGACAATGCCGCTTGAGATGATGCCTGCAATGAAAGCAACGGGACAAACGAATACGATTTATGGTTTATTGCTTGTGATTGCTTTACTGATCCAGCAATTCGTACCACTTTCATTCTAATTATAGAAGCGGGCATCCTGCCCGCTTTTTTATATAGGTTTAATACAGCCTAGTACGGGAAATACATTACATACAGAAAGCAGGTTACTATTATGGACTTCTCAGATACATTAATGGAGCAGCTGCAAATGCGGGTGGTCGAAGCAAGCAAGGATCAGGTTGTGATGGAAATGCCCGTCGGGCCGCATAACCGGCAGCCAATGGGTTTCTTGCACGGAGGCGCCAGCGTAGCTCTGGCAGAGACAGCAGCAAGTATCGGCGGCAACCTGCACGCAGACCCATCAACACAGGCTGTGTTTGGACTGGAGATCAATGCAAACCATATTCGCAGTGTCCGGTCCGGTATCGTAACTGCGGTCGCTTCTCCGATTCATATTGGAAAATCGACGATGGTATGGCAAATAACGATTTCAGATGAGAATAAGGACCTGCTCTCTATCGCCCGCTGTACGCTGGCCGTGAAAACGAAAAGGCAATAAAGGAGATGGATTGAAAATGGATAAAAATAAATTGGATTATTTCCGCAAGCAATTGCTTGCAATGAAGGAAGAAGCAGAGGAACAAATGAAAGGGAATGACAGCTATAACAGCGCCAAGGAATTCCCTAATGATTCTACCGGGGAACTCTCGACAATCGTCAATCATCCAGGCGACCTTGGCACGGAGATGCATGACCGTGAGACAGCCGAAACATTGAAAGAAGTTGCACGTGAACGACTTCGCGATATTGAAGATGCACTAGATCGAATCGAAGAAGGCACTTACGGAGTAAGTGAGAAATCAGGCGAACCTATTCCGGAGGAGCGGCTGAAGGCTGAACCGACTGCCCGTTTACTTGTAGATGAACAAGCTGAATTAGAAGAAGCCAGAAGAGCTTAAAAAAGAGCATAAGAAAAGGCACCCTCGCAGGGTGCCTTTGTTAATTGCGGCGTATAAAGCCGTGCGGCCACA
Coding sequences within it:
- a CDS encoding PaaI family thioesterase — translated: MDFSDTLMEQLQMRVVEASKDQVVMEMPVGPHNRQPMGFLHGGASVALAETAASIGGNLHADPSTQAVFGLEINANHIRSVRSGIVTAVASPIHIGKSTMVWQITISDENKDLLSIARCTLAVKTKRQ
- a CDS encoding isochorismate synthase, whose translation is MIQQYKTDFESFLRKAAVKQQQQILVSWTEKVGAIDPLRFFANGSSLEGNRHFWYSQKDDFCLVGAGPAILDMRTAEEWEHVIESAVVHNLSAIAGTGPVAFSGMNFQQERERELWQDFPDTQYRIPAFTLTKTEKEYYVTINQLVDSSNIESQITSILEQLEQLFSENDIPVLQTELISKEELESQAWKRLIKEATDTIKSTELDKVVLARAMKLVFEEKLQAAGVLRNLLDSQKDSFIFAVENGSACFLGATPERLVRVESGTLHTSCVAGTAPRGKNETDDKVIGNALLQDSKNREEHQYVVKMITDVISKYSKDLLVPEGPQLLKLRQLQHLHTPVSATLMPGASLQQIVQELHPTPALGGLPKQEALDFIEKKEPLERGWYGAPVGWMDSYRNGDTAVAIRSGLLNGKQAVLFAGCGVVKDSDPDMEFEETAIKFRPMLEALEVSE
- a CDS encoding TraR/DksA C4-type zinc finger protein, giving the protein MDKNKLDYFRKQLLAMKEEAEEQMKGNDSYNSAKEFPNDSTGELSTIVNHPGDLGTEMHDRETAETLKEVARERLRDIEDALDRIEEGTYGVSEKSGEPIPEERLKAEPTARLLVDEQAELEEARRA
- a CDS encoding 1,4-dihydroxy-2-naphthoate polyprenyltransferase — translated: MQSIGNDNVRQALNEREGFQIWWRLMRPHTLTASFVPVFIGTMLAALDGKINWLLFGAMLLACMLIQCATNMFNEYYDFVRGLDNEQSVGIGGTIVRDGIKPKTVLSLALTFYAISMLLGVYICMESSWYIALIGLACMLCGYLYTGGPYPISYTPFGELTSGVFMGAIIICITYYIQTLTLTGDVVLISIPVTIFIACINFANNLRDHDGDKVNGRRTVAILLGRKKGVTFLGICFIVSYVITAVFIAVGLLPIWAVITFLSIKKARDAYRGFIGKTMPLEMMPAMKATGQTNTIYGLLLVIALLIQQFVPLSF